From Sporolactobacillus pectinivorans:
CAATTTTTCCACACCCAGTCTGGCAAGCTCGGATGGTCTTGGAATGTTTTGTGCAGGCGTGCCGAATACCGCATTGGGAATTGATTTCAGGCGTTCTGCCCACTTTTCTATATCATTACTGAGAAACAGCACCGGCTTATTTGTCTGTTTCAATTCTTCAATCCAGTTTTCCATCAACAGAAGTTTGTCCCGGGCCACAGAAATAACCTGATTTTTTTCGCTCTTATAGACACCGGTAAAAACCTGGCCACGGCGTGCATCAAAAAAAGGGACAACCAGTCCGTCAAAATGGATCCCGTTCTGAGCCACGATCTCCAGGCTTGAAACGCCGACCAGTTCCTTTTTCAGCGTCCAGGCCATCATTTTGGCTACAGTGACGCCGATACGCAATCCTGTATAAGATCCGGGGCCTTGAGCCACAGCGATCCGGTCAATTTCTTCAGGTTTAATGCCGGCATCTTCCAACAGCTGTGCAATAGCCGGCATCAACCGTTCCGAATGATTTTTTTTATTATTTGTCATCAATTCGCCCAGCATTCTGCCATCGGAAGCTACCGCCACTCCCATAACCAAATTGGACGAATCAATCGCGAGTACATTCATCCTTCACTATCTCCCCGTATAAACTTTCAGATCTTTTCCCACTTGCTGATAATGTAATGTTTCTTGAATGCTCATCTATTCTTGCAATCTCAACGTTTAGGCAATCATCTGGAATCCAGGAGGGGATATTTTCAGCCCATTCAATGACTGTAACTCCTCCCTTTTCAAAATAGTCTTCCAAACCAATGTCTTCTTCGTCACTGATCCGGTACACGTCCATATGAAAAAGCGGAAGACGTCCGCTTCGATATTCTTTGACAATTGTAAAAGTGGGACTGCTTACTATCTCATTTATATCCAGTCCCCTTGCAAGCCCCTTCGTAAAAATGGTCTTTCCGGCACCAAGATCTCCGGAAAGCGTTAGTACATCGTCCGGCATCAAATAGCCGGCCACTTTTTCAGAAAAGGCCATTGTTTCTTCAGGAGAATGAAAAATCCATTGATGCATTGTTTACACCTTCTTATGCATACTCCAAACGGAGCCGCATGCTTTAAACAGAGAGAGCCGAGTTTTATTTTTTTGCCTTCACAAACATGCACCGGCTGATCCCGATTGATCAAAGATTGCATAGATTAAGTGTAACATAATTCATCACTTCGTGTTGATGCAAAAAACACGCACCTCTCAATCCTGAGAAATGCGTGTTGTTCATTCGCCTGGCAGTGACCTACTCTCACAGGGGGACAGCCCCCCACTACCATCGGCACAGAAGAGCTTAACGGCCGTGTTCGGGATGGGAACGGGTGTGACCTCTTCGCTATAACCGCCAGACTAANTGAGAAATGCGTTCATTCGCCTGGCAGTGACCTACTCTCACAGGGGGACAGCCCCCCACTACCATCGGCACAGAAGAGCTTAACGGCCGTGTTCGGGATGGGAACGGGTGTGACCTCTTCGCTATAACCGCCAGACTAAATACCCGGCTCGAACGAGCCTTCAAAACCGGTAACGAACGAAACAAGCGCCTTGTCTTCCACAGACTGACCGTCTGGGTTAAGCCCTCGGCCGATTAGTATCTGTCCGCTCCACGCGTCACCGCGCTTCCACTCCAGACCTATCTACCTCATCATCTCTGAGGGGCCTTACTGGTTTGAAACCATGGGAAATCTCATCTTGAAGGGGGCTTCATGCTTAGATGCTTTCAGCACTTATCCCGGCCACACATAGCTACCCAGCGTCTGCTCCTGGCGGAACAACTGGAACACCAGCGGTGTGTCCATCCCGGTCCTCTCGTACTAAGGACAGCTCTTCTCAAATTTCCAACGCCCGCGACGGATAGGGACCGAACTGTCTCACGACGTTCTGAACCCAGCTCGCGTACCGCTTTAATGGGCGAACAGCCCAACCCTTGGGACCTACTTCAGCCCCAGGATGCGATGAGCCGACATCGAGGTGCCAAACCTCCCCGTCGATGTGAACTCTTGGGGGAGATAAGCCTGTTATCCCCAGGGTAGCTTTTATCCGTTGAGCGATGGCCCTTCCATGCGGTGCCACCGGATCACTAAGCCCGACTTTCGTCCCTGCTCGACTTGTGGGTCTCGCAGTCAAGCTCCCTTGTGCCTTTACACTCTGCGAATGATTTCCAACCATTCTGAGGGAACCTTTGGGCGCCTCCGTTACCTTTTAGGAGGCGACCGCCCCAGTCAAACTGCCTACCAGACACTGTCTCCGGACCGGATCACGGTCCCGGGTTAGAATGCCGGTATCGTCAGGGCAGTATCCCACGGGCGCCTCCCCCGAACCTAGCGGTCCGGCTTCTCTGGCTCCTGCCTATCCTGTACAAACGATACCCACATCCAATATCAAGCTGCAGTAAAGCTCCATGGGGTCTTTCCGTCCTGTCGCGGGTAACCTGCATCTTCACAGGTACTATAATTTCACCGGGTCTCTCGTTGAGACAGTATCCAAATCGTTACACCTTTCGTGCGGGTCGGAACTTACCCGACAAGGAATTTCGCTACCTTAGGACCGTTATAGTTACGGCCGCCGTTTACTGGGGCTTCGATTCAAAGCGGCTCCCCGAAGGGATGACCTCTCCTCTTAACCTTCCAGCACCGGGCAGGTGTCAGCCCCTATACTTCACCTTGCGGTTTCGCAGAAACCTGTGTTTTTGATAAACAGTCGCTTGGATCTTTTCACTGCGGCTCTCTGGGCCCGAAGGCCCGTCGAGCACCCCTTCTCCCGAAGTTACGGGGTGATTTTGCCGAGTTCCTTAACGAGAGTTCTCCCGAGCGTCTGAGAATTCTCTTCTAGCCCACCTGTGTCGGTTTCGGTACGGGCGCCGTGACACTCGCTAGAGGCTTTTCTTGGCAGTGTAGGTACAGGCCCTTCGGTACTCTATTTCCCTCCTCATCACCGCTCGGCTTCCTGCAGCGGGATTTGCCTCGCTGCCGGCCTCACGGCTTGAACGCACTCTTCCATCCGTGCGCTGGCCTTGCCTTCCTGCGTCCCCCCATCACTCAAACGTGTCTTGGCGGTACAGGACTTTCCACCTGTTGTCCATCGCCTACGCCTCTCGGCCTCGGCTTAGGTCCCGACTAACCCTGAGCGGACGAACCTTCCTCAGGAAACCTCAGGCTTTCGACGGAGGAGATTCTCACTCCTCTTTTCGTTACTCATACCGGCATTCTCACTTCCAAGCGCTCCAGCCCACCTTCCGGTGAACCTTCTACGCCCTTGGAACGCTCCCCTACCATGACCCATCGGGTCATCCGCGACTTCGGTGCTGTGTTTGAGCCCCGTTACATTTTCGGCGCAGCGCCACTCGACCAGTGAGCTATTACGCACTCTTTAAATGGTGGCTGCTTCTGAGCCAACATCCTGGTTG
This genomic window contains:
- the tsaB gene encoding tRNA (adenosine(37)-N6)-threonylcarbamoyltransferase complex dimerization subunit type 1 TsaB → MNVLAIDSSNLVMGVAVASDGRMLGELMTNNKKNHSERLMPAIAQLLEDAGIKPEEIDRIAVAQGPGSYTGLRIGVTVAKMMAWTLKKELVGVSSLEIVAQNGIHFDGLVVPFFDARRGQVFTGVYKSEKNQVISVARDKLLLMENWIEELKQTNKPVLFLSNDIEKWAERLKSIPNAVFGTPAQNIPRPSELARLGVEKLPAADIHHFLPTYLRLAEAEAKWQAKQER
- the tsaE gene encoding tRNA (adenosine(37)-N6)-threonylcarbamoyltransferase complex ATPase subunit type 1 TsaE, whose protein sequence is MHQWIFHSPEETMAFSEKVAGYLMPDDVLTLSGDLGAGKTIFTKGLARGLDINEIVSSPTFTIVKEYRSGRLPLFHMDVYRISDEEDIGLEDYFEKGGVTVIEWAENIPSWIPDDCLNVEIARIDEHSRNITLSASGKRSESLYGEIVKDECTRD